Proteins encoded by one window of Oreochromis niloticus isolate F11D_XX linkage group LG17, O_niloticus_UMD_NMBU, whole genome shotgun sequence:
- the ccdc107 gene encoding uncharacterized protein ccdc107 isoform X1, with translation MVLSTSQQVALAFTGVLFMFVVLPRLYGFGSGTAAKDAKLDSRYSRKAGPARGQPINMNGAGQSPENLQQMKKRVEQELKSDKYKSSSNKGYVFTLMPLYAIGVGVFAAYKFLKIRSTDDKAQKDKFAKGAKKSMEAENQLNELEQRLAQTERMLNSILTQLDPLTNCVKSVAQEQKNEIMSQLQTIRYLMKKRGMDCPPLHATNGERNLDDLIESLGAGDTSDKQPSSEKAEPTARVYEKHSDIKHEAEGEETKEVRAEEYDGDATVEECDREEEEEEGGWEHSELIPSLEASHETNAEEIGAEQLVSGLRRRNRPE, from the exons ATGGTTTTGTCAACATCACAACAAGTCGCTCTGGCTTTCACGGGCGTGCTCTTCATGTTTGTGGTGCTGCCGCGGTTGTACGGCTTTGGCAGCGGGACCGCGGCGAAGGACGCCAAACTGGACTCTCGTTACAGCAGAAAAG CAGGCCCAGCGCGAGGTCAGCCCATCAATATGAACGGCGCTGGTCAGTCCCCGGAGAACTTGCAGCAGATGAAGAAACGGGTGGAGCAAGAGCTGAAGAGTGACAAATACAAATCGAGCAGCAATAAGGGCTACGTGTTCACGCTGATGCCGCTCTACGCCATTGGAGTGGGAGTGTTTGCAGCATACAAGTTTTTGAAG ATCAGGTCTACAGACGACAAGGCACAAAAGGACAAGTTTGCCAAAGGGGCCAAAAAATCCATGGAGGCAG AGAACCAGTTGAACGAGCTGGAACAAAGGCTTGCACAGACAGAGAGGATGCTCAATTCCATCCTCACCCAGCTGGACCCGCTGACCAACTG CGTGAAGTCGGTGGCCCAGGAACAGAAGAATGAGATCATGTCTCAGCTGCAGACCATTCGGTACCTGATGAAGAAGAGAGGAATGGACTGTCCACCCCTCCATGCCACCA atggTGAGCGTAATCTGGACGACCTGATTGAGTCCCTTGGGGCAGGTGATACTTCAGACAAGCAGCCGTCCAGCGAGAAAGCAGAGCCTACTGCAAGAGTTTATGAAAAGCATTCAGACATTAAACATGAAGCAGAAGGTGAAGAGACGAAGGAAGTGAGAGCAGAGGAATATGATGGAGACGCAACAGTGGAAGAATGtgacagagaggaagaagaggaggaaggagggTGGGAACACTCGGAGCTCATACCCTCTTTAGAAGCCTCACATGAGACAAACGCTGAGGAGATTGGAGCGGAGCAGCTCGTGTCCGGCCTCAGGCGACGCAACAGGCCTGAATGA
- the ccdc107 gene encoding uncharacterized protein ccdc107 isoform X2, which produces MVLSTSQQVALAFTGVLFMFVVLPRLYGFGSGTAAKDAKLDSRYSRKGPARGQPINMNGAGQSPENLQQMKKRVEQELKSDKYKSSSNKGYVFTLMPLYAIGVGVFAAYKFLKIRSTDDKAQKDKFAKGAKKSMEAENQLNELEQRLAQTERMLNSILTQLDPLTNCVKSVAQEQKNEIMSQLQTIRYLMKKRGMDCPPLHATNGERNLDDLIESLGAGDTSDKQPSSEKAEPTARVYEKHSDIKHEAEGEETKEVRAEEYDGDATVEECDREEEEEEGGWEHSELIPSLEASHETNAEEIGAEQLVSGLRRRNRPE; this is translated from the exons ATGGTTTTGTCAACATCACAACAAGTCGCTCTGGCTTTCACGGGCGTGCTCTTCATGTTTGTGGTGCTGCCGCGGTTGTACGGCTTTGGCAGCGGGACCGCGGCGAAGGACGCCAAACTGGACTCTCGTTACAGCAGAAAAG GCCCAGCGCGAGGTCAGCCCATCAATATGAACGGCGCTGGTCAGTCCCCGGAGAACTTGCAGCAGATGAAGAAACGGGTGGAGCAAGAGCTGAAGAGTGACAAATACAAATCGAGCAGCAATAAGGGCTACGTGTTCACGCTGATGCCGCTCTACGCCATTGGAGTGGGAGTGTTTGCAGCATACAAGTTTTTGAAG ATCAGGTCTACAGACGACAAGGCACAAAAGGACAAGTTTGCCAAAGGGGCCAAAAAATCCATGGAGGCAG AGAACCAGTTGAACGAGCTGGAACAAAGGCTTGCACAGACAGAGAGGATGCTCAATTCCATCCTCACCCAGCTGGACCCGCTGACCAACTG CGTGAAGTCGGTGGCCCAGGAACAGAAGAATGAGATCATGTCTCAGCTGCAGACCATTCGGTACCTGATGAAGAAGAGAGGAATGGACTGTCCACCCCTCCATGCCACCA atggTGAGCGTAATCTGGACGACCTGATTGAGTCCCTTGGGGCAGGTGATACTTCAGACAAGCAGCCGTCCAGCGAGAAAGCAGAGCCTACTGCAAGAGTTTATGAAAAGCATTCAGACATTAAACATGAAGCAGAAGGTGAAGAGACGAAGGAAGTGAGAGCAGAGGAATATGATGGAGACGCAACAGTGGAAGAATGtgacagagaggaagaagaggaggaaggagggTGGGAACACTCGGAGCTCATACCCTCTTTAGAAGCCTCACATGAGACAAACGCTGAGGAGATTGGAGCGGAGCAGCTCGTGTCCGGCCTCAGGCGACGCAACAGGCCTGAATGA